Proteins encoded together in one Roseibacterium elongatum DSM 19469 window:
- a CDS encoding ceramidase domain-containing protein → MDWLAPVDIYCERVGTAFWAEPWNAWSNLAFIAAAIWGGLTARRLGVTHWVAWLLIVLAGLIGIGSFLFHTFANTWSALADVVPIWTFVATFVLAGMRYIGGMTPARVAGVSLAVVVGAVLIARLAMGEGSAAPAGPDPLNGSAQYAPALLALATFAFLTWRWTHPAAPWLLAATAVFVLSLVLRTIDRDLCDAVPLGTHFLWHALNGLMIGLLLQMLLRTGGLRPAR, encoded by the coding sequence ATGGACTGGCTGGCCCCCGTCGACATCTATTGTGAACGGGTCGGCACAGCCTTTTGGGCCGAGCCCTGGAATGCGTGGTCGAACCTCGCCTTTATCGCCGCCGCGATCTGGGGCGGCCTGACCGCGCGGCGGTTGGGGGTGACGCATTGGGTGGCCTGGCTGCTGATCGTGCTGGCCGGTTTGATCGGGATCGGATCCTTCCTGTTTCACACCTTTGCCAACACGTGGTCCGCGCTGGCCGATGTCGTGCCGATCTGGACATTCGTCGCGACCTTCGTTCTGGCCGGGATGCGCTATATCGGCGGCATGACGCCGGCGCGGGTGGCCGGTGTCTCGCTGGCCGTCGTTGTGGGTGCCGTGCTGATCGCGCGTCTGGCCATGGGCGAGGGCAGCGCCGCGCCTGCGGGACCGGACCCGTTGAACGGCTCGGCCCAATACGCCCCGGCCCTGCTGGCGCTGGCGACCTTTGCCTTCCTGACATGGCGCTGGACCCATCCGGCAGCGCCGTGGCTGTTGGCGGCCACGGCGGTGTTTGTCCTGTCGCTCGTGTTGCGCACGATCGATCGCGACCTGTGCGATGCGGTGCCGCTTGGCACGCATTTCCTGTGGCACGCCCTGAATGGGCTGATGATCGGGCTGCTGTTGCAGATGCTGCTGCGCACCGGTGGTCTGAGGCCGGCGCGTTAG
- a CDS encoding fatty acid desaturase — protein sequence MHAASPTRPQITPEYRQEAEREIRAFVRDWTARDDRIASLSYFGTFIVYFLTLWAAVAAWPSWWLVAALVVVNAFAGVRLYVLQHDCGHGSLFTSTRANDLAGHVLSIFTLTPYRVMKHNHNQHHSHLGNLDERDTTEILTLTLREWQAAGPWRRLYYRLYRNPFIMIPIGGLFTYVLAYRWPKNAGRIDAAGVLLHNLGLVGWVGLLWGLGGWPALAIYAGTVFVAGCLGVFLVYLQHNFEDTWWDRKPDLNPARAALQGSSALDLGWWFDLAVANITYHDIHHFNANIPSYRLRACHRALRRKYEVQTIGWAEALRSFTLKLWDEEQQRLVPFPRERRRGAVPGGA from the coding sequence ATGCACGCTGCTTCGCCCACCCGCCCGCAGATCACGCCCGAGTACCGACAGGAGGCCGAGCGCGAGATCCGCGCCTTTGTGCGCGACTGGACGGCCCGCGACGACCGTATCGCGAGCCTCAGCTATTTCGGCACTTTCATTGTGTATTTCCTGACGCTTTGGGCAGCGGTGGCAGCCTGGCCAAGCTGGTGGCTGGTGGCCGCTTTGGTGGTGGTGAATGCCTTTGCCGGGGTGCGCCTATACGTCCTGCAGCATGATTGCGGGCACGGATCGCTCTTCACCTCGACGCGGGCCAACGACCTGGCCGGGCACGTGCTGTCGATCTTCACCCTGACCCCCTATCGGGTGATGAAGCATAACCACAATCAGCACCATTCCCATCTGGGCAATCTGGATGAACGCGATACGACCGAGATTCTGACGCTGACCCTGCGCGAGTGGCAGGCGGCCGGCCCGTGGCGGCGGCTTTACTATCGGCTCTACCGCAATCCCTTCATCATGATCCCGATCGGCGGGCTGTTCACCTATGTGCTGGCCTATCGCTGGCCCAAGAACGCCGGGCGGATCGATGCGGCGGGCGTGCTGCTGCACAACCTGGGCCTTGTGGGCTGGGTCGGTCTGCTGTGGGGGCTGGGCGGATGGCCCGCGCTGGCGATCTATGCCGGGACGGTCTTTGTCGCCGGATGCCTCGGGGTGTTCCTGGTGTATTTGCAGCACAATTTCGAGGATACGTGGTGGGATCGCAAACCCGACCTCAACCCGGCGCGCGCGGCCTTGCAGGGGTCGTCGGCGCTGGATCTGGGCTGGTGGTTCGACCTGGCGGTCGCCAACATCACCTATCACGACATCCACCATTTCAACGCCAACATCCCCAGCTATCGCCTGCGCGCCTGTCACCGCGCACTGCGCCGGAAATACGAGGTACAGACCATCGGCTGGGCCGAGGCGCTGCGGTCATTCACATTGAAGCTGTGGGACGAGGAACAGCAGCGTCTCGTCCCCTTCCCGCGCGAGAGGCGCCGCGGGGCGGTGCCCGGCGGCGCCTGA
- a CDS encoding 2-oxo acid dehydrogenase subunit E2: protein MKACWSSWRPSTSRQNGEADRMSDISASPSTRKLALQKGVDLEAHARKLGRTTIGPEDLDGAPAPSVSGDTSYWDVDHAQYGPVTEEPMSRFAQVAARNLAAAQTLIPAVTHHDRADVSAIEDLRSAWKAEARARSVKLTALAFHVAALARTLREFPRFNASLSADGERLILKDYVHIGIAVDTPHGLMVPVIRDADRKGLWQISTEIADLAARAQSRKIGPDEMGGASMTISNLGGIGGTAFTPIVNPPEVAILGITRTETVTVWEEDGPRPVPMVPLDLSYDHRVINGADAAKFLSRYAGFIADPRLLLV, encoded by the coding sequence ATGAAGGCATGCTGGAGTTCATGGAGACCCAGTACATCTCGGCAGAATGGTGAGGCCGATCGCATGAGCGACATCTCCGCCAGCCCATCGACCCGCAAGCTTGCCCTGCAAAAGGGTGTCGACCTCGAAGCACATGCGCGCAAGCTCGGCCGCACGACCATCGGACCAGAGGACCTTGACGGCGCGCCGGCCCCTTCAGTGTCCGGAGACACGTCCTATTGGGATGTCGATCACGCCCAATACGGACCCGTGACCGAAGAGCCGATGAGCCGCTTTGCGCAGGTGGCGGCGCGCAATCTCGCAGCGGCGCAAACGCTCATCCCGGCGGTGACCCATCACGACCGCGCCGATGTTTCGGCTATCGAGGATCTGCGCAGCGCGTGGAAAGCCGAGGCACGCGCTCGGTCGGTGAAACTGACGGCTCTGGCATTCCACGTTGCCGCCTTGGCGCGCACGCTTCGGGAATTTCCGAGGTTCAACGCGTCGCTGTCGGCAGATGGTGAAAGGCTGATCCTGAAGGACTACGTTCACATCGGCATCGCCGTGGACACGCCGCACGGCCTGATGGTCCCGGTGATCCGCGATGCCGATCGCAAGGGTCTGTGGCAGATCTCGACCGAAATCGCGGATTTGGCCGCGCGTGCGCAATCGCGAAAGATCGGCCCGGACGAAATGGGCGGCGCATCGATGACGATATCGAACCTCGGCGGCATCGGGGGAACGGCCTTTACACCTATCGTCAATCCGCCCGAGGTGGCCATCCTCGGCATCACACGCACCGAGACGGTGACGGTTTGGGAGGAAGATGGGCCGCGTCCTGTGCCAATGGTCCCCCTCGACCTGTCCTACGATCATCGCGTGATCAATGGCGCCGATGCCGCGAAATTCCTTTCGCGATACGCCGGTTTCATCGCCGATCCGCGGTTGCTGCTGGTTTGA
- a CDS encoding MerR family transcriptional regulator, whose amino-acid sequence MLAIGTLAKRTGTKVQTIRYYEQIGLMPDPGRTEGGQRRYDQAELDRLAFIRHARQLGFTLEVIRELLDLSDNPSRSCAEVDVIAHRHLKEVEARIARLEALRKELKRMLRECRRDTVSDCRVLEVLRDHGACLANHDTGA is encoded by the coding sequence ATGCTCGCCATCGGCACGCTCGCCAAGCGCACCGGCACCAAGGTTCAAACCATCCGTTACTACGAGCAGATCGGGCTCATGCCCGATCCGGGGCGGACCGAAGGCGGGCAGCGGCGCTACGACCAAGCCGAGCTTGACCGGCTCGCCTTCATCCGGCACGCGCGCCAGTTGGGCTTCACGCTCGAAGTTATCCGTGAACTGCTGGATCTCTCCGACAACCCCTCCCGTTCCTGCGCCGAGGTGGATGTCATCGCGCATCGCCATCTCAAGGAGGTCGAGGCTCGGATCGCCCGGCTGGAGGCGCTACGCAAGGAACTGAAGCGCATGCTGCGGGAGTGCCGCCGGGACACCGTCTCCGATTGCCGGGTTCTCGAAGTCCTGCGCGACCATGGCGCCTGCCTCGCCAACCACGACACGGGCGCCTGA
- the glyA gene encoding serine hydroxymethyltransferase encodes MNASHRDEGFFTESLETRDAEIFDAIRKELGRQRDEIELIASENITSAAVMEAQGSVMTNKYAEGYPGRRYYGGCQFVDIAENLAIERAKHLFNCGFANVQPNSGSQANQGVFTALLQPGDTILGMSLDAGGHLTHGAKPNQSGKWFNAIQYGVRESDLEIDYDQIAALAAEHQPKMIIAGGSAIPRIIDFARMREIADSVGAYLLVDMAHFAGLVASEHYPSPFPHAHVATTTTHKTLRGPRGGMILTDDETIAKKVNSAIFPGIQGGPLMHVIAGKAVAFGEALRPEFKDYQTQVIKNAQALADQLMQGGLDIVTGGTDTHLMLVDLRPKGVKGNATEKALGRAHITCNKNGIPFDTEKPMITSGIRLGSPAGTTRGFTEAEFRQIGTWITEVVDGLAANGEDGNATVEDKVKAEVLELCGRFPIYPNL; translated from the coding sequence ATGAACGCCTCTCACCGTGACGAAGGCTTTTTCACCGAAAGCCTCGAAACCCGCGACGCCGAGATCTTCGACGCCATCCGCAAGGAACTGGGCCGCCAGCGTGACGAGATCGAACTGATCGCCAGCGAGAACATCACCTCTGCCGCCGTCATGGAGGCGCAGGGATCGGTCATGACGAACAAGTATGCCGAGGGGTATCCGGGGCGCCGCTACTATGGCGGGTGCCAATTCGTCGATATTGCCGAGAACCTCGCCATCGAGCGGGCGAAACATCTGTTCAACTGCGGTTTCGCCAATGTGCAGCCGAACTCGGGGTCGCAGGCCAATCAGGGCGTGTTCACGGCGCTGCTGCAACCGGGCGATACGATCCTCGGCATGTCGCTCGATGCGGGCGGGCACCTGACCCATGGCGCCAAGCCCAACCAGTCGGGCAAGTGGTTCAACGCCATCCAGTACGGTGTGCGCGAAAGCGATCTGGAAATCGACTATGACCAGATCGCGGCCCTTGCGGCCGAGCATCAGCCCAAGATGATCATCGCCGGCGGCTCGGCCATTCCGCGGATCATCGATTTTGCCCGCATGCGCGAGATTGCCGACTCGGTGGGGGCCTATCTGCTGGTGGACATGGCGCATTTCGCGGGCCTCGTGGCGTCGGAACACTACCCCTCGCCCTTCCCGCACGCGCATGTCGCCACGACCACGACGCACAAGACGCTGCGCGGGCCGCGTGGCGGCATGATCCTGACCGATGACGAGACCATCGCGAAAAAGGTCAACTCGGCCATCTTCCCCGGCATTCAGGGCGGGCCGCTGATGCATGTGATCGCGGGCAAGGCCGTGGCCTTTGGCGAGGCATTGCGCCCCGAGTTCAAGGATTACCAGACGCAGGTCATCAAGAACGCGCAGGCGCTGGCCGATCAGCTGATGCAGGGCGGTCTGGATATCGTCACCGGCGGCACCGACACGCATCTGATGCTGGTCGATCTGCGCCCCAAGGGCGTCAAGGGCAACGCCACCGAAAAGGCGTTGGGGCGCGCGCACATCACCTGCAACAAGAACGGCATCCCCTTTGACACGGAAAAGCCGATGATCACCAGCGGCATCCGTCTGGGCAGCCCGGCGGGCACCACCCGCGGCTTCACCGAGGCCGAGTTCCGCCAGATCGGCACCTGGATCACCGAGGTGGTCGACGGCCTGGCCGCGAACGGTGAAGACGGCAATGCCACCGTCGAAGACAAGGTGAAAGCCGAGGTCCTCGAGCTTTGCGGTCGGTTCCCGATCTACCCCAACCTCTGA
- a CDS encoding TetR/AcrR family transcriptional regulator: MARKQGSHADITGPKVRAAALRLFARHGFAAVSMRQIAAEVGVQAGALYLYTPDKQALLFELMRDHLEELLADWRAPDAAPVAQLEDFVRHHIRFHLDRPELVFIAYMELRNLTPENFAVIEGLRRDYEDRLEAILRAGQQAGDFAVPDTKLATMALIAMLTGVTTWYREGGRLDRAAVAGIYWDMVRKAVAA, translated from the coding sequence ATGGCACGAAAACAGGGCTCTCACGCCGACATAACCGGCCCCAAGGTGCGCGCTGCGGCGCTGCGCCTGTTTGCACGCCACGGCTTCGCGGCCGTGTCCATGCGCCAGATCGCGGCCGAGGTCGGCGTGCAGGCGGGGGCGCTGTATCTGTACACGCCCGACAAGCAGGCGCTGCTGTTCGAACTGATGCGCGACCATCTGGAGGAATTGCTGGCCGACTGGCGCGCGCCCGATGCCGCCCCGGTGGCGCAGCTCGAGGATTTCGTGCGCCACCACATCCGGTTTCACCTCGACCGCCCCGAGTTGGTGTTCATCGCCTATATGGAATTGCGTAATCTCACGCCCGAAAATTTCGCGGTGATCGAAGGGTTGCGCCGGGATTACGAGGACCGGCTCGAGGCGATCCTGCGCGCAGGTCAACAGGCCGGGGATTTCGCGGTGCCCGATACCAAGCTGGCCACGATGGCGCTGATCGCCATGCTGACGGGTGTCACCACCTGGTATCGCGAGGGCGGCCGTCTGGACCGCGCGGCGGTTGCGGGCATCTACTGGGACATGGTGCGCAAGGCGGTGGCCGCCTGA
- the glpX gene encoding class II fructose-bisphosphatase, translating into MSHPVDFTDRMLSLGLARVSEAAAIASADWVGRGDEKAADQAAVNAMREQLNKLEIQGVVVIGEGERDEAPMLYIGEEVGEGRGPAVDIALDPLEGTTLTAKDMPNALTVIAMGPRGTMLHAPDVYMDKLAIGPGFPEGVVNLEMSPGERVRALAEARSCAPSDITVCVLERPRHAEMIAEIRDTGAAIRLITDGDVAGVIHCAEAEITGIDMYMGQGGAPEGVLAAAALKCMGGQMWGRLLFRNDDERGRAAKAGITDLDRVYARDDMVTSDVIFAATGVTDGSILPGIRREPTYLQTETILMRSKTGSVRRMVYRNPKR; encoded by the coding sequence ATGTCGCATCCCGTAGATTTCACTGACCGCATGCTGTCACTGGGCCTGGCCCGCGTGTCCGAGGCCGCGGCCATTGCCTCGGCCGACTGGGTCGGACGCGGCGACGAGAAGGCCGCGGACCAGGCCGCCGTGAACGCCATGCGCGAACAGTTGAACAAGTTGGAGATCCAGGGGGTCGTCGTGATCGGCGAGGGCGAGCGTGACGAGGCGCCGATGCTCTATATCGGGGAAGAGGTGGGCGAAGGCCGCGGACCCGCCGTGGATATCGCGCTCGACCCGCTGGAAGGCACGACACTGACCGCCAAGGACATGCCGAACGCCCTGACCGTGATCGCCATGGGGCCGCGCGGCACGATGCTGCACGCGCCCGATGTCTACATGGACAAGCTGGCGATCGGCCCCGGTTTTCCCGAAGGCGTGGTCAATCTTGAGATGTCGCCGGGCGAGCGTGTGCGCGCCCTTGCCGAGGCGCGCAGCTGCGCCCCCTCGGACATCACCGTCTGCGTGCTGGAACGCCCCCGCCATGCCGAGATGATCGCCGAGATCCGGGACACCGGCGCGGCGATCCGCCTGATCACCGACGGCGACGTGGCCGGCGTGATCCATTGCGCCGAGGCCGAAATCACCGGCATCGACATGTATATGGGCCAGGGCGGCGCGCCCGAGGGGGTTCTGGCCGCAGCGGCCCTGAAATGCATGGGCGGTCAGATGTGGGGTCGGCTGTTGTTCCGCAACGACGATGAACGCGGCCGCGCGGCCAAGGCCGGGATCACCGACCTCGACCGCGTCTATGCCCGCGACGACATGGTGACCAGCGATGTGATCTTTGCCGCCACGGGCGTGACCGATGGCTCGATCCTGCCCGGCATCCGGCGCGAGCCGACCTATCTGCAGACCGAGACGATCCTGATGCGCTCCAAGACCGGGTCCGTCCGGCGCATGGTGTATCGCAACCCCAAGCGCTGA
- the recJ gene encoding single-stranded-DNA-specific exonuclease RecJ — translation MSAFLGVETSLTGRRWVGPGVEAERLAAALTQRAGLEPPIAAVLARRGVPPEEATAFLAPALRDLLPDPMILKDMGPAAERLLAALRGRERIAIFADYDVDGGASAALLVGWLREMGLGATLYVPDRIDEGYGPNAPAMAALARDHDLIVCVDCGTLSHGPIAAATGADVIVLDHHLAAADLPDCVAVVNPNRQDETGDLGHLCAAAVVFLVLVELNRRLRQSGVTGPNLMAMLDLVALATVADVAPLTGVNRAFVRQGLVVMARRERPGLVALSDVARLDRPPTSYHLGFVLGPRVNAGGRIGQADLGARLLSTADPTEAAALAKRLDDLNSDRREIEARVREAALAQAADRGLDAPLVWAAEDGWHPGVVGIVASRLKDHTHRPAIVIGFEGDAGKGSGRSVSGVDLGASIQRLAAEGLIEKGGGHRMAAGLSLTRAQLEPAMDRLSALLDKQGARRGGAGDLRLDGVMMPVAASPELIEKIETAGPFGAAAPAPRFAFPAMRIRMTRPVGEGHLKLAFSDGGPGSLEAICFDAHRLGLDVLQSHTGRGVHLAGRVELNHWNGRARVQLRLEDAAWAD, via the coding sequence ATGAGCGCGTTTCTGGGTGTCGAAACCTCGCTGACCGGGCGTCGCTGGGTCGGACCGGGGGTCGAGGCAGAGCGCCTTGCCGCCGCCTTGACCCAGAGGGCTGGGCTGGAGCCGCCGATTGCCGCCGTTCTGGCGCGGCGCGGCGTCCCCCCCGAGGAGGCCACGGCCTTCCTCGCCCCTGCCCTGCGGGATCTGTTGCCAGATCCGATGATCCTGAAAGACATGGGCCCAGCGGCCGAGCGGCTGCTGGCCGCGCTGCGCGGACGCGAAAGGATCGCGATTTTCGCCGATTACGATGTCGATGGAGGGGCCTCGGCCGCCCTTTTGGTCGGCTGGCTGCGCGAGATGGGGCTGGGCGCGACGCTCTATGTCCCCGACCGGATCGACGAAGGTTATGGGCCGAATGCACCGGCCATGGCGGCGCTGGCCCGCGATCACGATCTGATCGTCTGCGTGGATTGCGGAACGCTGTCGCACGGGCCGATCGCCGCCGCCACAGGGGCGGATGTGATCGTGCTGGACCATCATTTGGCTGCGGCCGATCTGCCCGATTGCGTCGCCGTGGTGAACCCCAATCGGCAGGACGAAACCGGCGATCTGGGGCATCTGTGTGCTGCCGCTGTCGTCTTCCTCGTGCTGGTCGAGTTGAACCGCCGTCTGCGCCAGTCGGGTGTGACAGGCCCCAACCTGATGGCAATGCTGGATCTCGTGGCGCTGGCCACGGTGGCCGATGTCGCCCCCCTGACCGGCGTGAACCGCGCCTTTGTCCGCCAGGGGCTGGTGGTCATGGCGCGCCGGGAACGGCCCGGCCTTGTGGCTCTGTCCGATGTCGCCCGGCTGGACCGGCCGCCGACATCCTATCACCTCGGTTTCGTTCTTGGGCCACGCGTGAATGCCGGCGGCCGGATCGGCCAGGCGGATTTGGGCGCGCGCCTGCTGTCCACAGCCGACCCGACCGAGGCGGCCGCCTTGGCCAAGCGCCTGGACGACCTCAACAGCGACCGCCGCGAGATCGAAGCGCGCGTGCGCGAGGCCGCGCTGGCCCAGGCCGCGGACCGCGGCCTCGATGCGCCGCTAGTCTGGGCCGCCGAGGATGGCTGGCACCCCGGCGTGGTCGGCATTGTCGCCAGTCGCCTCAAGGACCACACGCACCGACCGGCCATCGTGATCGGGTTCGAGGGCGACGCGGGCAAGGGATCGGGCCGGTCGGTGTCCGGTGTGGATCTTGGCGCCTCGATCCAGCGTCTTGCCGCCGAAGGCCTGATCGAAAAGGGCGGCGGGCACAGGATGGCCGCCGGCCTGTCCCTGACCCGCGCACAGTTGGAGCCGGCGATGGACCGCTTGAGCGCCCTTCTGGACAAGCAAGGCGCCCGGAGGGGCGGCGCCGGCGATCTGCGCCTCGATGGTGTCATGATGCCCGTCGCCGCATCGCCCGAACTGATCGAGAAGATCGAAACGGCCGGACCGTTCGGCGCAGCCGCACCTGCGCCCAGATTTGCCTTTCCCGCCATGCGTATCCGCATGACCCGCCCGGTCGGCGAGGGCCATCTCAAGCTCGCCTTCTCGGACGGCGGCCCCGGCAGCCTCGAGGCGATCTGCTTTGACGCGCATCGCCTGGGCCTTGACGTCTTGCAATCGCACACGGGCCGCGGCGTACACCTGGCGGGTCGCGTCGAACTCAACCACTGGAACGGACGGGCCCGCGTGCAACTGAGATTGGAAGACGCGGCTTGGGCGGACTGA
- a CDS encoding NYN domain-containing protein, with amino-acid sequence MAGLAAALVLPGLSDLVLITGPSALASLFLLLRGWGVRRRPGGAGKAGYIVIDGSNVMHWADGTPRLDPVQEVVRHLERRGFTPGVVFDANAGYLLSGRYQHDHAFEKLLGLPRDRVMVVDKGTPADPTILRAASDMTARVVSNDRYRDWAAEFPQIRQPGFLVRGGYSGGQLWLDLDPPDGGASGGKRRA; translated from the coding sequence TTGGCTGGCCTCGCCGCCGCGCTCGTTTTGCCGGGGTTGTCCGACCTTGTTCTGATCACGGGCCCGTCTGCCTTGGCAAGCCTGTTCCTGTTGCTGCGGGGCTGGGGCGTGCGCCGCCGCCCGGGGGGCGCTGGCAAGGCGGGCTACATCGTCATCGACGGCTCGAACGTCATGCATTGGGCGGATGGAACGCCGCGCCTTGACCCGGTGCAAGAGGTCGTCCGTCATCTCGAGCGCCGCGGCTTCACGCCGGGTGTCGTTTTCGACGCCAATGCCGGCTACCTGCTGTCCGGCCGCTACCAGCATGACCACGCGTTTGAAAAGCTGCTCGGCCTGCCGCGTGATCGGGTCATGGTGGTGGATAAGGGCACGCCGGCGGACCCCACGATCTTGCGGGCGGCGTCGGACATGACCGCCCGTGTCGTGTCGAACGACCGCTACAGGGATTGGGCCGCAGAGTTCCCGCAGATCCGGCAGCCCGGTTTCCTTGTGCGGGGCGGTTATTCCGGCGGGCAGCTTTGGCTCGATCTCGACCCGCCCGATGGCGGGGCGTCTGGGGGCAAGCGCCGGGCCTGA
- a CDS encoding IS3 family transposase, with amino-acid sequence MMRLVGLARSVQQYQPLPKDDEAAIKRMKELASENRRYGYLRLHAMLRREGLVMNHKRTYRLYTEHERIDSETEAIRKLIEMGLEAARKDRDAG; translated from the coding sequence ATGATGCGCCTTGTCGGCTTGGCGCGGTCGGTGCAGCAGTACCAACCACTGCCAAAGGACGATGAGGCGGCGATCAAGCGCATGAAGGAATTGGCGTCTGAGAACCGACGCTACGGCTATCTGCGCCTGCACGCCATGTTGCGACGCGAAGGCCTGGTCATGAACCACAAGCGCACGTATCGGCTCTACACCGAGCATGAGCGCATCGACAGCGAGACCGAAGCCATACGCAAGCTCATCGAGATGGGGCTGGAGGCCGCGCGGAAAGACAGGGACGCGGGGTAG
- a CDS encoding homoserine dehydrogenase, producing the protein MTDPIRLGIAGLGTVGAGVVKIVQRQADLLAARCGRPIKVTAVSARSRDKDRGVSLNPYAWEDDPVALARRADVDVFIELMGGSDGPAKAATEAALAAGKHVVTANKAMLAHHGQALALAAEEAGLALRYEAAVAGGIPVIKALHEGLAGNAITRVMGVMNGTCNYILTRMELAGLSYDEAFAEADGLGYLEADPELDVGGIDAGHKLSILASIAFGTQVAFDDMTLEGIGRISIDDIRQAGDLGYKIKLLGVAQMTGRGLEQRMTPCLVPASSPLGQLQGGTNMVVIEGDAVEQIVLRGPGAGEGPTASAVMGDVCDIARGIILPVFGQPASSLKHAPAAMAEAPESYYLRMELLDKPGALAKVATVLGDSGISIDRMRQYDHSGENAPVLIVTHKTTRGDLDAALSALPGTGVMVGDPVALRIVDL; encoded by the coding sequence ATGACCGACCCTATCCGCCTTGGCATCGCGGGGCTTGGCACCGTGGGCGCCGGTGTCGTGAAAATCGTCCAGCGTCAGGCCGATCTTCTGGCCGCCCGCTGCGGCCGCCCGATCAAGGTCACGGCCGTCTCGGCCCGTTCCCGCGACAAGGATCGCGGTGTTTCGTTGAACCCCTATGCCTGGGAAGACGACCCCGTCGCGCTGGCGCGTCGTGCGGATGTGGATGTGTTCATCGAATTGATGGGCGGGTCCGACGGCCCGGCCAAGGCCGCGACCGAGGCCGCATTGGCCGCCGGCAAGCATGTCGTGACCGCCAACAAGGCCATGCTGGCCCATCATGGGCAGGCACTGGCCCTCGCCGCCGAGGAGGCCGGCCTGGCCCTGCGCTACGAGGCCGCCGTGGCCGGCGGCATCCCGGTCATCAAGGCCCTGCACGAGGGGCTTGCAGGCAACGCGATCACCCGCGTGATGGGCGTGATGAACGGCACCTGCAACTACATCCTGACCCGGATGGAACTGGCGGGCCTGAGCTATGACGAGGCTTTCGCCGAAGCCGACGGTCTTGGCTATCTCGAGGCCGACCCCGAACTGGACGTGGGCGGCATCGACGCCGGTCACAAGCTGTCGATCCTGGCCTCGATCGCCTTTGGCACGCAGGTGGCCTTTGACGACATGACGCTCGAGGGGATCGGGCGCATCTCGATCGACGATATCCGACAGGCGGGCGATCTGGGCTACAAGATCAAGCTTCTGGGCGTGGCGCAGATGACCGGGCGCGGGTTGGAACAGCGCATGACCCCGTGCCTCGTCCCCGCAAGCTCGCCCCTGGGTCAGCTTCAGGGCGGCACGAACATGGTCGTGATCGAGGGCGACGCCGTCGAGCAGATCGTCCTGCGCGGCCCCGGCGCGGGCGAAGGCCCCACGGCCAGTGCCGTAATGGGCGATGTGTGCGATATCGCGCGCGGCATCATCCTGCCCGTCTTTGGCCAGCCGGCCAGCAGCCTGAAACACGCGCCCGCCGCAATGGCCGAAGCCCCCGAAAGCTATTATCTGCGCATGGAATTGCTGGACAAACCCGGTGCGCTGGCCAAGGTGGCCACGGTCCTTGGAGACAGCGGCATTTCGATTGACCGGATGCGCCAATACGACCATTCCGGCGAGAATGCCCCGGTCCTGATCGTCACCCACAAGACGACGCGCGGCGATCTGGATGCCGCCCTGTCGGCCTTGCCCGGGACGGGCGTGATGGTGGGCGATCCGGTCGCCCTGCGCATCGTGGACCTGTAA